The following coding sequences lie in one Rutidosis leptorrhynchoides isolate AG116_Rl617_1_P2 chromosome 4, CSIRO_AGI_Rlap_v1, whole genome shotgun sequence genomic window:
- the LOC139843990 gene encoding uncharacterized protein: protein MATTSCSKIYFPQIFTNKIPSLTSNKTWVPSKPTRFIRLIPSCLINDSSSVEAIQEINPKVKVNTCMWNWKGYSIRYQYAGSTGPALVLVHGFGANSDHWRKNIPVLAESHRVFSIDLIGYGYSDKPNPRELGDSPFYTFETWGSQLNDFCTDIVKDEAFFICNSIGGLVGLQAAVMDPSICKGIVLLNISLRMLHITKQPWFGRPLIRSFQNLLRTTPVGKFFFQTVATRESVKNILCQCYHDTSQVTDELVDAILLPGLEPGAADVFLEFICYSDGPLPEELLPQVKCPVLVVWGDKDPWEPIELGRAYGNFDTVEDFIALTGVGHCPQDEAPHLVNPLVESFTARHATTKS from the exons ATGGCAACTACAAGTTGTTCAAAAATTTACTTCCCACAGATATTTACCAACAAGATTCCGTCTTTAACTTCCAATAAAACATGGGTTCCTTCAAAACCCACCAGATTTATTCGATTAATTCCTTCATGTTTGATTAATGATTCTTCTTCAGTTGAAGCAATTCAAGAAATCAACCCCAAAGTTAAGGTCAATACATG CATGTGGAACTGGAAAGGGTATTCAATTCGGTATCAATATGCTGGGAGCACTGGTCCTGCATTGGTTTTGGTTCATGGTTTCGGAGCTAACAG TGACCATTGGCGAAAAAATATTCCAGTTCTTGCTGAATCACATAGGGTATTTTCAATTGATCTTATTGGTTACGGTTATTCTGACAAACCGAATCCTCGTGAGCTTGGTGACAGTCCTTTCTATACATTTGAGACATGGGGTTCTCAGTTAAATGACTTTTGTACTGACATCGTTAAAGATGAAGCGTTCTTTATTTGCAATTCAATTGGAG GACTTGTTGGTCTTCAGGCAGCTGTGATGGATCCAAGCATTTGTAAGGGGATCGTGCTCTTAAACATCTCTCTTCGTATGCTTCATATTACAAAGCAACCATGGTTCGGAAGACCCTTAATTAGATCTTTCCAGAACTTACTGAG GACTACCCCTGTTGGAAAATTCTTCTTTCAAACCGTGGCCACACGAGAGTCAGTTAAAAATATTCTTTGTCAG TGTTACCATGATACGTCCCAAGTGACGGACGAATTAGTTGACGCGATTCTTCTCCCTGGGCTTGAGCCGGGTGCTGCAGACGTGTTTCTTGAGTTTATTTGTTATTCAGATGGTCCGCTTCCTGAGGAACTATTGCCACAAGTAAAG TGTCCTGTACTGGTAGTGTGGGGTGACAAAGATCCTTGGGAGCCAATTGAACTTGGCAGAGCGTACGGAAATTTTGACACCGTTGAAGATTTTATTGCCCTTACTGGTGTTGGTCACTGTCCTCAG GATGAAGCGCCGCATCTGGTGAACCCATTGGTAGAGTCTTTTACTGCACGTCATGCGACAACAAAGAGCTAG
- the LOC139843991 gene encoding IQ domain-containing protein IQM2-like codes for MGLSISCPFAACTDLESSLTSLSCLKDDEARKLFKSISFESQDSESVVKYMGPQTMRAQQLFIKKNEINQESSIYDKSRDEALEFSNSDLGSPKHEAAIKLQKVYKSFRTRRKLADCAVLIEQNWWKILDSEELKRSSISFFDLNKHESAISRWARAKTRAAKVGKGLSKNCKAQKLALQHWLEAIDPRHRYGHNLQFYFLKWLHSESKEPFFYWLDIGEGKDVNLVEKCSRAKLQQQCIRYLGPMERKAYEVAIENGKLLYKETGEFLDTTGQTKGSKWIFVLSTTKTLYVGIKKKGFFQHSSFLSGGAALAAGRIIAKKGVLKAVWPHSGHYRPTQENFQDFISFLQENDVDISNVKMDSNDDDEKEYFCKQCSVRVKVNSSEEEADLEKPEKEQKKRSFTRRLSIEIPKHDDLLIKLMAQNQSTETVLDGYSDDEHEPDTEETVSKEAIFQRIYSHKTRTSFHLRRQLSRKWSTGAGPRIGCLRDYPTELQSYALEQENLSPRSLRSFNISNSTPCRTQSSPLNVGYKSSVTSGGYADSFD; via the exons ATGGGACTATCGATTTCGTGCCCCTTCGCTGCGTGTACAGATTTGGAAAGCAGTTTGACATCCTTAAGTTGTTTAAAAGATGATGAAGCTAGAAAATTGTTTAAATCAATCAGTTTTGAGAGCCAAGATTCTGAAAGTGTTGTGAAGTATATGGGCCCTCAAACAATGAGGGCTCAACAACTATTCATAAAAAAGAACGAAATTAATCAAGAATCTTCGATATATGATAAATCTAGAGATGAAGCATTGGAGTTCTCTAATTCTGACTTGGGTAGCCCCAAACATGAGGCAGCCATAAAGTTGCAAAAAGTATATAAAAGCTTTCGAACACGAAGAAAGCTGGCTGATTGTGCAGTTTTAATTGAACAAAATTG GTGGAAGATATTGGATTCTGAAGAACTCAAAAGGAGTTCCATATCATTTTTCGATCTTAATAAACATGAAAGCGCCATATCACGGTGGGCCAGAGCAAAAACAAGAGCTGCAAAG GTTGGTAAAGGTTTATCAAAAAATTGTAAAGCCCAAAAACTTGCTTTGCAGCATTGGCTTGAGGCG ATCGATCCAAGGCATCGTTATGGTCACAATCTTCAGTTTTATTTCTTAAAATGGTTGCATTCTGAAAGCAAAGAACCCTTCTTTTATTG GCTGGATATAGGAGAAGGTAAAGATGTGAATCTTGTCGAAAAGTGTTCCAGAGCAAAATTACAACAACAGTGCATCAGATATCTTGGCCCG ATGGAGAGAAAAGCATACGAAGTAGCGATAGAAAATGGGAAACTTCTGTACAAAGAAACTGGCGAGTTCCTTGATACGACGGGTCAAACAAAAGGTTCTAAATGGATCTTTGTTCTTAGTACGACAAAGACTTTATATGTTGGTATAAAAAAGAAAGGTTTTTTTCAACATTCGAGTTTTTTGTCTGGGGGTGCTGCTTTGGCTGCTGGAAGGATTATCGCTAAAAAAGGCGTTCTCAAG GCAGTCTGGCCCCACAGTGGTCATTATCGTCCCACTCAAGAAAATTTTCAAGATTTCATTTCATTCCTCCAAGAAAACGATGTGGATATTTCTAATGTTAAG ATGGATTCTAATGATGATGACGAAAAAGAATACTTTTGCAAGCAATGCAGTGTTCGTGTAAAAGTTAACTCATCCGAAGAAGAAGCAGATCTTGAAAAACCTGAAAAAGAACAAAAGAAGAGAAGTTTTACTAGGAGGTTAAGTATCGAAATACCAAAACACGACGATTTGTTAATAAAACTTATGGCCCAGAATCAGTCAACAGAAACCGTTTTAGATGGTTATTCAGACGATGAACACGAGCCAGATACGGAAGAAACAGTTTCTAAAGAAGCCATCTTTCAAAGAATCTATTCACATAAAACAAGAACATCGTTTCATTTGAGAAGACAGCTTTCAAGAAAATGGAGCACAGGAGCTGGACCTCGAATCGGTTGTTTAAGAGATTACCCAACAGAGCTACAATCGTACGCATTAGAACAAGAAAATTTGTCTCCAAGAAGCTTGAGGTCTTTTAATATAAGTAACAGTACGCCTTGTAGAACACAATCGTCCCCATTAAACGTAGGATACAAAAGTAGTGTTACATCAGGTGGTTATGCGGATTCGTTTGATTAG